The following proteins are co-located in the Manduca sexta isolate Smith_Timp_Sample1 unplaced genomic scaffold, JHU_Msex_v1.0 HiC_scaffold_1814, whole genome shotgun sequence genome:
- the LOC119191705 gene encoding LOW QUALITY PROTEIN: NADH dehydrogenase [ubiquinone] 1 beta subcomplex subunit 11, mitochondrial-like (The sequence of the model RefSeq protein was modified relative to this genomic sequence to represent the inferred CDS: inserted 2 bases in 2 codons): protein MAALMKLCNMPVLQRSVWNHVRRTNRTISTSKKNSDSATTTCETANEDKNWVSYGFDYTSKEKDTNAHNASFFFSVSLCLVIGGACWAYSPDIQLRDWAQREAFLELRRREKXGLPPIDPNFIDPKQVKLPXDEELCDVEIII, encoded by the exons ATGGCTGCATTAATGAAACTTTGTAATATGCCGGTTCTCCAAAGAAGTGTGTGGAATCACGTTAGAAGAACAAACCGAACCATTTCAACCTCAAAGAAAAACAGCGATTCTGCTACAACAACTTGTGAGACGGCAAATGAAGACAAGAACTGGGTGAGCTACGGATTCGATTACACTAGCAAGGAGAAGGATACTAACGCGCATAATGCGTCGTTTTTTTTTAGTGTCTCCTTATGTTTAGTAATTGGAGGTGCGTGTTGGGCTTATTCCCCGGACATACAATTGAGAGATTGGGCTCAGCGAGAGGCCTTTTTAGAACTACGTCGTCGTGAAA CTGGGTTACCTCCTATTGATCCCAATTTCATTGATCCAAAACAAGTGAAACTGC TGGATGAGGAGTTGTGTgatgttgaaattataatttaa